One window from the genome of Alosa alosa isolate M-15738 ecotype Scorff River chromosome 15, AALO_Geno_1.1, whole genome shotgun sequence encodes:
- the si:ch211-149e23.4 gene encoding uncharacterized protein si:ch211-149e23.4: MGPSVLMILGFLLSPALSSDMQDGDGIIFESNVTGILGEDVYLHCLYTGNDPDDLLYSVWKRLGSNKKLAGYFGLKTIKMEGFSLPESTTNLTVKMQVASLNAEGEYICEFGTDDDPLIGHVSLTVLVRPDVTVQTKKEIVNATHYQSVSCTATNAKPAPHISWEINGSAPSDDVFSVQTESAYHANGTLTLASVLRFPTHLSDESTIVCLVQHPAQAEPQRATALVQTFVVPDVTIETGLVPGAGGRRMLRVVNCTALRGRPQPKIAWILSGGENTFSAQKWSDDDAFISSVSFPVGSHEGENVTCVVTHPKLTRAVKKTLPLPTYTLSSVQLVYLNDSSAQRGTALDQLPLEEGEPGMALALEVQGDVPSYQTECTKDGSSLPHGVVLVDDKLTFSGPIALHYAGHYECRASFNKHKASVQLDISVKPAIQAPILVAPTISVRTWIELDSVIIKCSASGAVPAPNVSWSLAPWVTAAKALNTTSFNGSDSVTATLTLPHCLPEESTVLCLVEHQLFEYPERRDMVLPACARPNITVQPSVVWEQGLAYSEVECRVESVRPRANISWLLEDNTKADRTADGAMELLGIEEEAVGVEPYMEDQVVAVSSVRLPLAEHQGKTVVCVVRHQKLLKPERREIQLQAPDPPEIQAFLVDEHRVSSLMRAVCAYSSESGGANITWLLPNNTEASVVSSSAREGSKFKANASYEFHLARHEGSALTCHIHQEYGKLERRVVTVPQYYISLSVMNKTTCAAGDGVVFYRVALQEHLAHQKILLQVKGNVLYSQIVCSSKGGAAALLVRKTSELTSVLEFPKAVSKRDAGQYVCTASFHHISTDVHILVEVTDNAVQHMATIIICFTSALAITLILVITLCVFCKRQVQPAEKDRRKKRESLSTLTSLMQDPRSPELKKAALPGVKGHQYAELVSIVLVQRTTV; encoded by the exons ATGGGACCCTCAGTGCTTATGATCTTAGGGTTTCTCCTGAGTCCAGCACTCAGCTCAGATATGCAGG ATGGGGACGGCATAATCTTCGAGAGTAATGTGACTGGCATCTTGGGGGAGGATGTGTACCTGCATTGCCTCTACACAGGCAATGACCCTGACGATCTGCTGTACTCGGTCTGGAAACGCCTTGGCAGCAATAAGAAGCTAGCGGGTTACTTTGGCCTGAAGACGATCAAAATGGAAGGCTTTTCTCTACCAGAATCCACTACCAATCTGACGGTGAAGATGCAGGTGGCCAGTCTGAATGCTGAGGGGGAGTACATCTGTGAGTTTGGCACTGATGATGACCCACTGATAGGCCacgtctctctcactgtcttgg TAAGGCCCGATGTCACTGTTCAAACGAAAAAGGAGATTGTGAATGCCACTCACTACCAGTCCGTGAGTTGTACCGCCACCAATGCAAAGCCAGCGCCACACATCAGCTGGGAGATCAACGGCAGTGCCCCCAGCGACGATGTCTTCTCTGTCCAGACCGAGAGCGCTTATCATGCCAATGGTACCCTCACCCTTGCCAGCGTGCTGCGCTTCCCCACCCACCTGAGCGACGAGAGCACCATAGTCTGTCTGGTCCAGCACCCAGCCCAAGCTGAGCCACAGAGAGCGACCGCTCTGGTGCAAACCTTCG TTGTTCCGGACGTAACCATAGAGACAGGCCTGGTTCCTGGGGCTGGAGGAAGGAGAATGTTGCGGGTTGTCAACTGCACCGCGCTGAGAGGGAGACCTCAACCCAAAATTGCATGGATACTGTCTGGAGGAGAAAACACATTCTCGGCCCAGAAGTGGAGCGATGATGACGCATTCATCAGTTCGGTCTCGTTCCCTGTTGGGAGTCACGAGGGGGAAAATGTCACCTGTGTCGTCACTCACCCAAAGCTCACCAGGGCTGTCAAGAAAACCCTGCCTCTGCCCACCTACA CTCTCTCATCTGTTCAGCTGGTTTATCTCAATGACTCGAGTGCCCAGAGAGGCACTGCCCTGGATCAACTTCCCCTGGAGGAGGGGGAGCCTGGCATGGCCTTGGCACTGGAGGTGCAGGGGGATGTGCCAAGCTATCAGACTGAGTGCACTAA GGATGGCTCTTCTCTTCCACATGGTGTGGTGTTGGTAGATGATAAGCTCACCTTCAGTGGCCCAATAGCTCTGCACTATGCTGGGCATTACGAGTGCCGGGCCTCCTTCAACAAACACAAAGCATCTGTTCAGCTGGACATCAGTGTTAAACCAGCGATTCAGGCACCTA TTCTTGTAGCCCCAACCATAAGTGTGAGAACCTGGATAGAGCTGGACAGTGTCATCATCAAGTGCTCGGCCTCGGGCGCAGTCCCTGCCCCAAACGTCTCCTGGTCCCTGGCCCCATGGGTGACCGCGGCGAAGGCACTAAACACGACATCTTTTAACGGATCAGACAGCGTCACAGCCACGTTAACCCTGCCACACTGTCTGCCTGAAGAGTCCACAGTGCTGTGCCTAGTAGAGCATCAGCTGTTTGAATACCCAGAGAGGAGGGACATGGTGCTGCCTGCATGTG CTCGTCCTAACATAACTGTGCAGCCCAGCGTTGTGTGGGAGCAGGGCTTAGCCTACTCAGAGGTAGAGTGCAGGGTGGAGAGCGTGAGACCCAGAGCCAACATCTCCTGGTTGTTGGAGGACAACACCAAAGCAGACCGTACTGCAGATGGTGCCATGGAGCTGCTGGGAATCGAGGAGGAAGCCGTGGGTGTGGAG CCCTATATGGAGGATCAGGTGGTGGCGGTCAGCAGTGTGCGGCTGCCCTTGGCGGAGCATCAGGGGAAGACTGTGGTCTGTGTGGTGAGGCACCAGAAACTACTGAAGCCCGAGAGGAGGGAGATCCAGCTTCAGGCTCCAG ATCCCCCAGAGATCCAGGCCTTCCTGGTGGACGAGCATAGGGTCTCCTCTCTTATGCGTGCCGTCTGTGCGTACTCCAGTGAATCAGGTGGCGCCAACATCACCTGGCTACTCCCTAACAACACCGAAGCAAGTGTGGTGTCATCCTCAGCTCGTGAGGGGTCAAAGTTCAAAGCCAACGCCTCATACGAGTTCCACCTGGCACGTCACGAGGGCAGTGCCCTGACCTGCCACATACACCAGGAGTACGGCAAATTGGAGAGGAGGGTAGTGACCGTCCCGCAGTATT ATATCTCCCTGAGTGTGATGAACAAAACCACCTGTGCTGCTGGAGACGGTGTGGTTTTTTACAGAGTTGCCCTGCAGGAACATCTCGCCCACCAGAAGATTCTTCTCCAAGTCAAGGGAAATGTGCTCTACAGCCAGATTGTCTGTTCCAG CAAAGGCGGAGCAGCTGCACTGCTAGTGAGAAAGACATCTGAACTGACCAGTGTTCTGGAGTTCCCCAAGGCTGTGTCTAAGCGGGATGCTGGACAGTATGTTTGCACAGCCTCCTTCCACCACATCAGCACCGACGTCCACATCCTGGTGGAGGTGACCGACAATGCGGTGCAGCACA tggctacCATCATCATCTGTTTCACCTCTGCTTTGGCCATCACCCTCATTCTTGTCATCACCCTGTGTGTTTTCTG CAAGAGACAAGTCCAGCCTGCAGAAAAG GACCGCCGCAAGAAACGTGAGTCCCTTTCTACCCTGACATCTCTAATGCAAGACCCGCGTTCTCCAGAGCTGAAGAAAGCGGCACTTCCTGGGGTTAAAGGTCACCAGTATGCCGAGCTGGTCTCCATTGTCCTCGTACAGAGGACCACGGTTTGA